The genomic interval CTGAATGTGCACTTCAAAGATATCTTAATGTATATAAACTTGGTTcataaaataagttataaacaATTCCATACGTGTAATTGCAAAACTTCATTTATTATAAGATTCGGCATACCAACGAGCAACATCCATTTGTAAGCTCACTCTTTGTAGACTAAGCATTTCTCTATAGGGGTTAAGTCGGTCTAAATTATAGGTTGACTTCAACATAACCAAACTTTATCTAACCAACCCAAAACAGAATTGCAATCCGTATGTTTTTTTTATCGTAGCATGAGTTGAGAGAAAACATAAATAACTGCAGCTAACAATTCACCATTTTTGTAATGTATAATTAGTTCTTGAGATGCATAGATTGCATTTTTCATAACCATTGCCTCGTTTCGTTAcacaaataaaattagataaaaaaaatatgttaatagtagtaaaatagtttgtgaatagtaatgaaataatttgagttaagatattttatggaattttgagaaaggagaaagaaaaagataaataaaaatattataaaattaagatattattagaatataacttcttttttgttctagaatttgaaaaagtggaattgttttttgttttttgtttgaaagtataggaaagttgtaatgatttggtaaaaattagatgaaaaagttgaaaacttgaaaatttgaaattgaaaaatgtttgtattttaatgatgtttgaatgttgagatgagatgagatgagatgggaagTGAAACCAAACAAGCAGTAATGCCTTTAGCCCCTTAGATAAGTGCAACTCAACTTTTTTCGAAATAAAGACAAATAGCGTGCTAGGGAACTCCTAAGAGGACAAGATATTCTCATGGCCAGGGAACTCCTAAGAGGACAAGACATTCTCACCTTGATAACAGAAAAATCTATGCCATGCAGTCTAACCTTAATATCATCATAAAGCTACATGTTTGCACTAGACGTGGAATTTTCTTATGGCTCAGCTTTAACTCCAACATTATGGTGTTTTTCACGCGTTCAATGTTTTTTCCCGCATGATTGCTCTATTTTTATATCAGTATTTACAGTGAAAAGTCAACTGATACTAAGTATTTTGATCAGCATCAAAGCAGTAACTGAGAGATATAACAAGTCAAAGGAGGAACATCAGCACCTGCAGAATCCAGCATCAGAGGCCAAGGTATGCCATGTTGAGCCTCCCTCGGTCCTTCTCTGCAAATTTTCTATGAGAACTGGGAGATTTGCTTGAAAGTGTTTGCATCTTTAATGAAATGTTGCGATTTTGATATTCCTCATAACAACTTCTAGGATGTCTGAGtactatcttcttctttttttaccaaaatatcTGTAGTGATCATGAATCGGGGGATGTGCCCCCTGAAAGGAAAGCTTTCATGTACATCCATAAATCTAAAAACTATCCCAATAAATGATTAGACATATCAACCGAGTGTTTCATTCTCAAATGTAGGAGCTGTCAATGGAAGAGTTGAGACAGGTTGGATCGATAATCCATGCacaatatcatataaattatcTCACAGAAAAGTAGAACTAGTATACGATCATCTACCTACTCTGTTATACCTGCAAGATATATAAGTAGTCAACTAAAACTGTTTTGCATACCTTCATCATATACAGCATGAAGGGCAATATTACCGCCATTGCTTTACAAACTCTTATCATACTCCTTGCCATATCATCAGGAACTTCTACAAGAAAGAGACTAGAAAGTTTGTATTACTCTAGTAGTTTGAATATGTATGGTTGTATGGTTGGATTGAAACCTTCACCTTCATGCTCCCTTCTCAATTATTTCCAAATTAAGGAAAACATTTCCAGCGTTGGTCATTTAAAAATGACCTGCAAAAAACTATCATAGCCAATGATTAGaattcaactttcaaaaatttaatatttctcGTGCAGCAATGTCCATCTCATGCTACCCTCATCCTTAAAGATGCAATTTCTTCTTTGATCTGCATCCAAGCACGTCTCCCCCCATCAATGGCATTTTGAACACAATCACAGCCCCCTTCTTGTGTGCCCTCATTAATCACATCCTAAGTATGTGCATCAATTTGGGGATCTTTGATAGACACCATGGCAATAATTTAAGACACAGTTTCTTGGATACTTGAACAAAAGGATGATAAGTCCAGCCACTGAAGTCAGATtcagcttctttttctttttttatttccttacaCACTTCTGTGCTGATATTCATATAAATGAAAAGATATACCTAAGGAATCTTTCTCCTTAAATCTTATAACTTCTTACCCTTGTTTGATCTCTTTTCCTTCTAACCTTACCCTAGCCTTCCACCCACATATATACAGAGAAGGTGAGAATATGCTTACAGAAAACTGAAAAATGTAGACACCAACtacaacatatttataatttaaatgtaaaacTCTATATCATAAAGCTTTTGGTAaaatcaaatctaaaattttcaagTACCCAAAAGAACTCAGTTGCCCTTTGTATTAGGCAAAGGAAATTATATATTCTCATCATACTAAGCATCGTTGGTTGCCAAACAAAAGGACATCAAACCCTCAGTTAGTGGTTAAAAACTGATAGGAGCGTTATAAAACAAAGCCAAATAGTCGTACAATTCTGGAATCATGCCAGGCCAGGGCAGACAAACTGTTTTTCAATGGAATTATGTTACAAGAAAATGCAGAAGACATGGAAAGAACTCATGGAACAGAGGTTCTCTGAACACGCTCATCCAAGAGCAATAGTTTCGCAAGAATACCCTAATGGCTGAGAGCCTAAGACAAACAACATAATCATAGTCTTGTAATGAAAAAGAagtaatttgaaatataattcaaGACCACGATCTAtaagagagagataaagagaaattttaatgGTTACTTTTGACATTTCAAATCATGGCATCATTACTTTGTCAATGTCTTGAAAGTCACTTCGTTTCAAGATTAGCAATGATTAAATAGACCATGTGTCAGTCATGAGCAACTGATACATGTACGCATGTCTATATATATCCACCTGAATTCACTACATGTTGATTTGTGCATCCAAAGCAGGAAGAGAATATCAGCAATATCACATGTTATGTCTAATCTAAAATGCAAAAGGCTTTACGTAGCTGAcccatgaaaattttatgaagtttgGTGAAATAACATCAAAAGGTGTTGGTATGGATAGTAATCAAACATATCAAAAAAGATGCGGTGAAATAATATAGCTTGATTGCCACCTCATAAATAGCTCAATATAGCTTTAGTAGTTTGGCTCTAAACCAATTCAAATCAGCATAGGGCCATTGTTAAACTTCTTCGAAATCACTAGCAGCTTTGACTTATTTCTAATAGTTAATGtttatgaacatatttttttaatctatttgttTCCTTTTAGTCAGGGTGGAGGAAAGAACCTTGTAAGTTTGTTGGAATTAACTTGTGCTTCTATAATTTCTAGTTTTGGCAAAGGGAGGTGGCAATCTTAAGGCAACAATTAGAGAGCTTGCAACAAAACCACCGGTACCATCTATCTCCTTTAGCTTAAATTACTTATTAtgcaacaaataaaaataagggCGGTTAACCTGAAAGTATCAGAAATTATCATATGTTGGCTATGTCACAAATGCTATACAGAATGCCTTGTAACCTGCTAGCATAGGAATTATTTGAGTCGagcaaataataaattaaatatcagaagagatactaaaatatttggTCACAAATGCTATACAGGATGcttgtaaaatacctgatagtTGGAGGGTGAGGAGTGTATTTTTCCCATGTgtaaacatataaatatatatatatatataacaaatattgGAAATCAACTTTTACAATGTTCAAAATCTAGGATAAGATCCAGATAAATATGGACTCTGTAAAACACATCAAAAGCCAATTTGATTGCTATGTCTTTCCAAGATACCCATGAACCATATGCTAGCTAATAATAAATGTGCTTCAATGACAATGAATGAACAATCCCATATGTCCCAACAACTcatattattaatagaaaacAGATAAGCAATATAAATCTAACCCCTAATTGTTGAACTACATTAAAATGCCATGATAAGACAGGCATTTGATGGGGGAACAACTTTATGCTCTGGGTGTCAAAGACTTGCAGAATCTGGAGAATCAACTAGAATTGAGTCTGCAGGGTGTACGAATGAAAAAGGTCAGAAACTTACTCCatccaacccccccccccccccccccccccccccccccccccccccccccccaaccccaaAACCTCCATCTTCACTGTGTTTGTGAAGTAATGCAGGTTAAAATCTGAAGACATGCATGACACTAAACATGCTCTTTTAACATCTGCAGGACCAAATCTTAACCGATGAAATACAAGAACTAAGTCGAAAGGTATTTCCAGGAAAACACTAATTCTTTGCAGCTTTCTGTCAGGAACTACTTCAGCCATTAAAGCTACACTTTTTATCGCAGGGCAATCTTATCCATCAGGAAAATATGGAACTGTACAAGAAGGTAAACCTTATACGACAAGAAAATATGGAATTATACAAGAAGGTATTCTGGTTTATATCTCATCTGAGTTCCAAACATTCCTAAAGAACTTAAGTCATCATTACATGCTTTGAAACGGTAAGATAACTAGTACATTTTTTAAGCATAACAATCAGACCAATCTCTCAGGTTTACAGCACAAGACACATGAATGCAGAAAGCCTAAGTTCATTCACTCCATATGGAACAAACACCAGAGAGCACTTGGATCTCCCCATCCATCTTCAGCTATGCCAGCCCGAGAGACAAACTTATGAGCCACCAACAAGGGAAACAgggtaaaagtaaaattattttcaactcCTTCCAAAAGTAGTTGAAGACCGAATTACTTTTTGGTAATTCAGTATTGATCACAAAAACAATGTATTTACTGCAGCAGAGTACATCTACATCAAAGAAATGGCTGAGGATTTTGGACAGATGTCATTCAACTTACTTTGAGCAAATGACGAAGCACAAAGGAATGTACTTCTTCGTGTGAGATGAGCTACAAACAATCCCATCAGCACAATGACCAGTATGATATGTTTATGaaataaacaacaaattcaGTTAAAGTTACTGGCAAAACCAGATATCTATCGTACCTATGTACACAATGACCTAATACTACTCCACCTGCTTATGCCTGAACCAAGGTCTAATACTAAGATCATGTACAATGTATTTGAACTCCATTACTGTAGTTCAATTTGataatgcataaaaaaatcaataagatTTTCTAAATTAGAGGATTAGAATGATTTGAGCATTTACCTATAACATAAGCTACAATGACAACAAATATAAGACAAAATCAGAAACACATCAGTGAAACCCTTGAAATATCACTCAGTAAACCATACCTCAAGATAACCATATATCTGCAGGGCACCAACCTTCAGTGCCTTAGTTCTCCCGTTTCTCGTCCTATACTTGGCAATTGCATGGGAGCTGTTTTAACCTTTATATATTCTAGGTTCATCTGTTCTCAAGTCATGTTTACGGATGTTGGActatggttttggtttttttagaaCTGTAAATACCTCAAAGTTTGAGACATATAAATATTGTTACACGTCAAGCGACAAAAGATTTCTCCTTTAGGCCCAATAGTGTACATGAACCATGTGAGCAGAAAAAGTCTGCATATGATAGGGGCCATAGGGCACCCTTCTTCTCAACAGCCTAAGTTGTGACTAAGTAATGGATAATCTAACATCTGCTTTCTTTCCATAAAAAGTAAAGTGGAATTATTTAGTTGAATATATGCAAACTTTTACAGAAGTTAGCCAATCTCGGCAGTGGCAGAGCCACATATTAAGCAATGGGTGAAATTGCCCCCATGGgatctttaaaaaatgtttgaatacgtgtgatattttataaaattgtaaatatttttactattacaGCCACTAAAACATTGTTAGGTCAATTatgaaaactatttttatatttgcaccacaagaaaaaaatagagacaattagaaaaactttttctaaattttaaccattaaagaaattttattatcacacaaaacaaaagtaaaattcaTTTACTTAAAAGTAACTTATTTACTTAAAAGAAGTGTtgttatgttataaaaaataataaaaaaaaaaaaagaggaaaatataCCCGAGCCTATTTATTCACCTACCCATTTGAAAAAAGATATTCCCTACCCAAAAAAAGAGCAGTCACTGAAGCTGAACCTAAAAACCTTGCACCAAATCGTTTTGACTTTGCTTAAAAAGTCTCAGTTTTGTTGTTCAATCAAGATTGGTTACCAGTTATAGTTTATCGTAGCAAAGCTATATTAACTGTAAACAACTGCACTGTCACCctgttttttataagattagTGTTGAAGCGATTATTTCCGAATATGAACACTCGTAGAGggaaaacttattttaattgaaaattttatgacTCACACATGTTTTTTACACGACGAGCAATATCGCGAGTATGCAACGTGTTTCAAAAAACTAAATCctgttgaaataaaaatattttccacgAAAAACAGA from Juglans microcarpa x Juglans regia isolate MS1-56 chromosome 4S, Jm3101_v1.0, whole genome shotgun sequence carries:
- the LOC121262144 gene encoding MADS-box transcription factor 23-like, which encodes MGRGKIAIQRIDNSTSRQVTFSKRRKGLIKKAKELAILCDAEVGLVIFSSTGKLYEFASTSIKAVTERYNKSKEEHQHLQNPASEAKFWQREVAILRQQLESLQQNHRHLMGEQLYALGVKDLQNLENQLELSLQGVRMKKDQILTDEIQELSRKGNLIHQENMELYKKVYSTRHMNAESLSSFTPYGTNTREHLDLPIHLQLCQPERQTYEPPTRETGIDHKNNVFTAAEYIYIKEMAEDFGQMSFNLL